One segment of Candidatus Margulisiibacteriota bacterium DNA contains the following:
- a CDS encoding acetyl-CoA carboxylase carboxyl transferase subunit alpha codes for MKKKVVVDFEKPIFELHAQIDELKNIAETNKIDLTEEIERMEKRAMTLKQKIYENLAPDQIIKVARHPERPTTFDYIGLVFSEFIEIHGDRLFGDDPSIISGFATLDDTRVVVIGHQKGKDTKDKIYRNFGMPQPEGYRKAMRVMKLAEKFGLPIITFIDTPGAFPGIEAEERGQAEAIARNLHEMSGLKVPVISIVTGEGGSGGALGIAVANEVLILEYAVYSVISPEGCAAILWNDAAKASEAARSMKITAKELKQLGIVDEIIPEPLGGAHNDHEEMATRIKKAINDNLKKYKKMKPDQISDHRYDKFRAFGFFNEPAL; via the coding sequence ATGAAAAAAAAAGTTGTAGTAGATTTTGAAAAGCCTATTTTTGAGTTGCACGCTCAAATTGATGAATTGAAAAATATAGCTGAAACAAATAAAATTGACTTAACAGAAGAAATAGAGAGAATGGAAAAAAGAGCCATGACCTTGAAACAGAAAATATATGAGAATTTAGCTCCTGACCAGATAATTAAAGTTGCCAGACATCCTGAGCGACCGACTACGTTTGACTATATCGGCTTGGTTTTTAGTGAGTTTATTGAGATCCATGGTGATCGGCTTTTTGGAGATGACCCTTCAATTATCAGCGGCTTTGCCACACTTGATGATACTAGAGTTGTTGTTATCGGACATCAGAAGGGAAAAGACACAAAGGATAAGATTTATCGTAATTTCGGTATGCCGCAGCCTGAAGGTTATCGAAAAGCCATGCGTGTTATGAAATTAGCTGAAAAGTTCGGCTTGCCTATAATAACTTTTATCGATACTCCTGGCGCTTTTCCTGGCATTGAAGCGGAAGAAAGAGGTCAGGCGGAAGCAATTGCAAGAAATTTACATGAAATGTCAGGATTGAAGGTCCCCGTTATTTCTATAGTAACAGGGGAAGGCGGCAGTGGCGGGGCCTTAGGCATCGCAGTTGCCAATGAAGTCTTGATCCTGGAATATGCCGTTTATTCCGTAATTTCACCCGAAGGTTGTGCCGCTATTCTCTGGAATGATGCTGCCAAAGCTTCTGAAGCAGCCAGATCAATGAAGATTACGGCTAAAGAATTAAAGCAGTTAGGTATCGTCGACGAGATTATCCCTGAGCCGCTTGGCGGAGCTCATAACGACCATGAAGAAATGGCAACAAGAATTAAAAAAGCAATCAATGATAACTTGAAAAAATACAAAAAAATGAAACCTGATCAAATTAGTGATCATCGATATGATAAATTTCGAGCCTTTGGTTTTTTTAACGAACCGGCTCTTTAA
- a CDS encoding YgcG family protein encodes MKKKILFLLFFVFCGFLSYSSVHAADFPKPEGYVNDYAGVLSPQSKSVLENSLYELSQKTGIEMVVVTVVTTYPSEIFTYANELFADWKIGKKGKDNGLLVLLSQKEKRVQVEVGYGLEGDYPDSRIGEILDTYFLPSFKKGNIEEGIVLGTLSFAALIAHKNNTELTGTTHVVEKRTSRQNSSAFDIISKVFVALLLLALFIKYPELFLLLLLAGGGNSRSGSGGGFGDFGGGFGGFGGGSSGGGGAGRGW; translated from the coding sequence ATGAAAAAAAAGATATTATTTTTACTGTTTTTTGTTTTTTGCGGTTTTTTAAGTTATTCATCGGTTCATGCCGCTGATTTTCCTAAGCCGGAAGGCTATGTTAATGATTACGCCGGAGTTCTCTCTCCCCAAAGCAAATCAGTACTAGAAAATTCATTGTACGAGTTATCTCAAAAAACCGGAATCGAAATGGTAGTTGTAACTGTGGTTACAACTTATCCTTCGGAAATCTTTACCTATGCAAATGAACTGTTTGCCGATTGGAAGATTGGAAAAAAAGGCAAAGATAATGGTTTGCTGGTATTGCTGAGCCAGAAAGAGAAACGTGTTCAGGTAGAAGTTGGCTATGGGCTTGAAGGTGATTATCCGGATAGCCGTATAGGAGAAATCCTTGATACATACTTTCTTCCTTCCTTCAAAAAGGGAAATATTGAAGAAGGCATAGTCCTTGGGACTCTCTCTTTCGCTGCTCTGATCGCTCACAAAAACAACACTGAATTGACAGGTACAACTCATGTCGTTGAAAAAAGAACCTCAAGACAAAATTCCAGTGCGTTTGATATAATATCAAAAGTTTTTGTCGCGTTATTGCTTCTGGCGTTATTTATTAAATATCCGGAACTGTTCTTGCTGCTGCTTTTGGCAGGCGGAGGAAATTCTCGTAGCGGATCAGGTGGCGGATTTGGAGATTTTGGTGGTGGCTTTGGTGGGTTCGGTGGCGGATCGTCTGGTGGCGGAGGTGCCGGCAGAGGTTGGTAA
- a CDS encoding LemA family protein, with protein sequence MKKALFWIGGILGVVVLIIFLLVGYVVRIQNNFVTMDEEVKGSWAQVENQLQRRYDLIPNLVNTVKGFAAQEKSIFLGVADARSKLAGARTIDDKIAASRGMESAISRLLVISENYPQLKSDQNFIKLQDTLEGAENRLSVERKRYNDVVKVYNIELRKVPKGQLAQMLGFKPATFFQVEEAAKAAPKVTF encoded by the coding sequence ATGAAAAAAGCATTGTTTTGGATCGGTGGAATTCTTGGTGTAGTTGTTTTAATTATTTTTTTGTTAGTGGGGTATGTTGTAAGAATACAAAATAATTTCGTCACGATGGATGAAGAGGTCAAGGGTTCTTGGGCGCAAGTTGAAAACCAATTACAACGAAGATATGATCTTATCCCGAATCTTGTAAATACCGTAAAAGGCTTTGCGGCTCAGGAAAAATCTATTTTTCTTGGTGTAGCGGATGCGCGATCAAAGTTAGCTGGTGCAAGGACAATTGACGACAAAATTGCTGCTTCTAGGGGTATGGAATCTGCAATTTCGAGGTTGCTGGTTATTTCTGAAAATTATCCGCAACTTAAGTCTGACCAGAATTTTATCAAATTGCAGGATACTCTTGAAGGTGCGGAAAATAGATTGTCAGTCGAGAGAAAAAGATATAACGATGTAGTGAAAGTTTATAATATAGAATTGCGTAAAGTTCCAAAAGGGCAGTTAGCCCAAATGCTGGGCTTTAAGCCAGCTACTTTTTTTCAAGTTGAAGAAGCAGCGAAAGCCGCTCCAAAAGTTACTTTTTAA
- a CDS encoding polysaccharide biosynthesis protein, with the protein MKAKLKILVLLFVDISITPIALFAAFSVRVGLEKAVLFSSAFWWAYILFALLRIIVFWQTGMYKMIWRYASIRELIDVVKAISISSLIIVLLFFIFKVDSFPKIVLALDYILNAALIGATRLSYRVYRELKFRPDKNIKKKRILIVGAGDSAVHLARQMERIPDYHLVGFVDDDKSKVGLKIFQVTVRGMISDIPEVVSDEDIDEIIISIPSATSEEMRRVVRYCEASDAVFKTLPSINEIIDGNFNISHIREVRIEDLLGREPVELDIKKISEYLYGERILVTGAGGSIGSELCRQIAQYNPSKLILLGHGENSIYLIDQELRKKYPYVNFVNVIADIRNTEKIDKLFEKYSPTVVFHAAAHKHVPLMEDNADEAVMNNVFGTLNIAKAAEKHGTKRFVMISTDKAVNPTNIMGATKRIAEMAVLSRSKRLTKTKFVVVRFGNVLGSRGSVVPLFKKQINEGGPITVTHPEVTRYFMTIKEATQLVIQAGSMAEGGEKFILDMGEPVKIADLARDMIKLSGLEEGVDINIEYVGLRPGEKLYEELFNAQEKANVTHNKKIFIAEPEVIDDHRLERSIHELTILAGSLKTDEIKEKIALLVENYSYK; encoded by the coding sequence ATGAAGGCAAAATTAAAGATTTTAGTACTGCTTTTTGTTGACATTAGTATAACCCCAATTGCTTTATTTGCAGCGTTTTCGGTTAGGGTAGGACTGGAAAAAGCTGTACTTTTTAGCAGTGCATTCTGGTGGGCTTATATATTATTCGCGTTATTAAGAATAATAGTATTCTGGCAAACCGGAATGTACAAAATGATCTGGCGCTACGCAAGTATTCGAGAGCTGATCGACGTTGTCAAAGCAATATCTATATCATCATTAATCATCGTTTTATTGTTTTTCATCTTTAAAGTTGATTCATTCCCTAAGATCGTTTTAGCTCTCGATTATATCCTTAATGCTGCATTGATCGGCGCAACCAGACTATCGTACCGTGTTTATCGAGAGCTCAAGTTCCGGCCTGATAAAAATATAAAGAAAAAAAGAATTCTTATTGTCGGTGCAGGCGATTCTGCTGTTCATCTTGCCAGGCAGATGGAGCGGATACCTGATTATCATCTCGTGGGCTTTGTTGATGATGACAAGAGTAAGGTCGGTTTAAAGATATTCCAGGTTACTGTAAGGGGAATGATAAGTGATATCCCGGAAGTTGTCTCAGATGAAGATATCGACGAGATAATCATCAGTATACCTTCCGCTACGTCCGAAGAGATGCGGCGCGTTGTCCGATACTGCGAAGCTTCTGATGCGGTTTTCAAGACACTCCCGAGTATCAATGAAATTATTGATGGTAATTTCAACATTAGTCACATTCGAGAAGTAAGGATCGAAGACCTTTTAGGCCGGGAACCTGTTGAACTGGATATTAAAAAAATATCTGAGTATTTGTATGGAGAACGAATTCTTGTTACAGGTGCAGGAGGTTCGATAGGCTCGGAACTTTGCCGGCAGATTGCCCAGTACAACCCTTCCAAATTAATACTTTTAGGACACGGAGAAAATTCGATTTATCTTATAGATCAGGAATTAAGAAAAAAATATCCTTATGTTAATTTTGTTAATGTTATTGCAGATATTCGGAATACGGAGAAAATTGATAAATTATTTGAAAAATATAGTCCGACGGTAGTGTTTCACGCCGCCGCCCATAAGCATGTTCCTCTTATGGAGGATAATGCTGATGAAGCTGTTATGAATAATGTGTTCGGTACCTTGAATATAGCCAAAGCTGCTGAAAAACACGGGACCAAACGATTTGTAATGATATCGACTGATAAGGCAGTTAATCCGACCAACATTATGGGTGCGACAAAAAGAATTGCTGAAATGGCAGTGTTGTCCCGATCTAAGCGATTAACCAAGACAAAGTTCGTGGTAGTAAGGTTTGGGAACGTTTTAGGTAGTAGGGGAAGTGTAGTCCCTCTCTTTAAAAAACAGATAAATGAAGGCGGTCCTATTACGGTAACCCATCCGGAAGTCACCAGGTATTTTATGACAATTAAGGAAGCAACTCAGCTCGTTATCCAGGCCGGATCGATGGCAGAAGGCGGCGAGAAGTTTATTCTGGATATGGGTGAACCTGTCAAAATAGCTGATCTGGCACGTGATATGATCAAACTGTCAGGGCTTGAGGAAGGCGTAGATATTAACATCGAATATGTTGGTCTGCGCCCTGGCGAGAAATTATATGAAGAATTATTTAATGCCCAGGAAAAAGCTAATGTTACCCACAATAAAAAGATATTCATCGCTGAACCCGAGGTAATTGATGATCATCGGTTAGAACGAAGTATTCACGAATTAACGATTTTAGCAGGTTCTTTGAAAACCGACGAAATAAAAGAAAAGATAGCATTGCTGGTAGAGAATTATTCTTATAAATAA
- a CDS encoding UDP-glucose 6-dehydrogenase has product MKIAVVGTGYVGLVTGTCLADLGNEVVCVDKDDEKINMLNSGKIPIYEPGLEELVKKNVIFKRLSFSNNLVELVSATDIFYIAVGTPPTPTGEADISAVLAVAKTIGETLKKQGLNEEKFKVIVNKSTVPVGMGVRVEQTLNEMGIDSKYFGVVSNPEFLREGSAINDTMRPNRIVIGSNSTKALDIIEKLYRPIYLIEAPVVKTNLETAEMIKYASNCFLATKISFINEMANICEKVGADVNTVAKGMGLDNRIGKYFLHAGPGYGGSCFPKDTRALISIAAKNGYDLKIVKAAEEVNAIQKRKVGSIVKEYFENDTNNKVITLLGLAFKPNTDDMREAPALIAIEELLAMGFIINVFDPASMDECQRKYLGNRVVYCNSVSEAVEASDGVIIMTEWNEFREMDMLGIKKKLRTPFFLDARNIYVPERMREIGFHYYCIGRC; this is encoded by the coding sequence ATGAAGATAGCCGTTGTTGGAACAGGATATGTAGGTTTGGTGACCGGGACCTGCCTGGCAGATCTTGGTAACGAAGTTGTATGTGTCGATAAAGACGACGAAAAAATTAATATGTTGAATTCTGGCAAAATTCCAATATATGAGCCTGGGCTTGAAGAGCTTGTTAAGAAAAATGTTATATTTAAGCGATTGTCTTTTTCTAATAATTTAGTTGAACTTGTGAGTGCTACCGACATATTTTATATTGCTGTCGGGACTCCTCCGACTCCTACTGGCGAGGCAGATATTTCGGCAGTGCTGGCAGTCGCGAAAACGATAGGGGAAACGTTAAAAAAACAAGGTCTTAATGAAGAAAAGTTTAAAGTCATCGTTAATAAAAGCACTGTTCCGGTTGGGATGGGTGTTCGTGTTGAGCAGACCCTGAACGAAATGGGAATCGACAGTAAATACTTTGGTGTGGTTTCTAATCCTGAGTTCTTGAGGGAAGGATCTGCGATTAATGATACGATGAGGCCGAACCGTATTGTTATCGGCAGCAATTCCACAAAGGCGCTGGATATTATCGAAAAACTTTACAGGCCGATTTATCTTATTGAAGCCCCCGTTGTAAAAACCAATTTGGAAACCGCTGAAATGATAAAATATGCTTCGAACTGTTTTTTAGCAACAAAAATATCCTTTATAAATGAGATGGCAAATATCTGTGAGAAAGTTGGCGCAGATGTTAACACCGTTGCGAAAGGGATGGGGCTCGATAATCGAATTGGCAAATATTTCCTGCATGCTGGCCCAGGTTATGGGGGATCCTGTTTCCCCAAGGATACCAGAGCTTTAATTAGTATTGCTGCTAAGAATGGCTATGATCTTAAGATAGTCAAAGCGGCCGAAGAAGTTAATGCGATTCAAAAACGTAAAGTAGGAAGTATAGTAAAAGAATACTTTGAAAATGATACCAACAACAAAGTTATAACGTTATTGGGCCTTGCGTTTAAACCTAACACTGATGATATGAGAGAGGCTCCGGCTTTGATAGCAATTGAGGAGCTGCTCGCTATGGGCTTTATTATCAATGTATTCGATCCGGCCTCTATGGACGAGTGTCAGCGGAAATATCTCGGAAATCGGGTTGTTTACTGTAATAGTGTGAGTGAGGCCGTTGAGGCTTCCGATGGCGTTATTATAATGACGGAGTGGAACGAGTTCCGGGAAATGGATATGCTGGGGATTAAGAAAAAACTAAGGACTCCGTTTTTTCTTGATGCGCGGAATATCTATGTGCCTGAAAGAATGAGAGAAATCGGGTTTCATTACTATTGTATCGGAAGGTGCTAA
- a CDS encoding 4-amino-4-deoxy-L-arabinose transferase — protein MQTFILIALPLIFGISGQLLLKTGIMQIGKFSIMNSQIIFQMIKIMLNPFVFLGFICYALASVVWIVTLSRVPLSFAYPMLSINYVGILIASKMLFGEDVNMVRWIGVFIICTGVFLVGRS, from the coding sequence ATGCAGACGTTTATTTTAATAGCACTGCCTCTGATATTTGGTATTTCCGGACAATTGCTGCTAAAAACCGGAATTATGCAAATCGGAAAATTTTCAATAATGAATTCTCAAATCATTTTTCAAATGATTAAGATTATGCTTAATCCGTTTGTGTTTCTTGGCTTTATCTGTTACGCGCTGGCTTCTGTCGTTTGGATTGTTACATTGTCGCGTGTACCGTTAAGCTTTGCTTATCCGATGCTGAGTATCAATTATGTCGGGATATTGATCGCTTCAAAAATGCTTTTCGGAGAAGATGTAAATATGGTTCGCTGGATTGGTGTTTTTATTATCTGTACCGGGGTTTTCCTGGTAGGAAGAAGTTAA
- the rfbC gene encoding dTDP-4-dehydrorhamnose 3,5-epimerase: MPFQFSKLSIPDLVLLEPKVFHDSRGYFVETYKESEFLAQGINYSFVQDNRSKSIKGVLRGLHYQLAPKSQGKLVSVIKGRVWDVAVDIRKSSPMFGKWIGIELSEENNRIFFIPPGFAHGFVALTDEVHLQYKCTNEYSGALDRGIIWNDPDLAIDWPVSAPIVSQKDSLLPRLKDAECFE; encoded by the coding sequence ATGCCATTTCAATTTAGCAAATTATCTATTCCTGATCTAGTTCTTCTTGAGCCTAAAGTTTTTCATGACTCAAGAGGCTATTTTGTCGAGACCTATAAAGAATCGGAGTTCTTAGCTCAAGGGATTAATTATTCCTTTGTACAGGATAATCGGTCAAAATCTATAAAAGGAGTTCTCCGGGGATTGCATTATCAGCTAGCTCCAAAGTCACAGGGGAAATTAGTATCAGTTATAAAAGGCAGAGTCTGGGACGTGGCAGTTGATATTCGAAAAAGTTCTCCGATGTTCGGTAAATGGATCGGAATAGAACTGAGTGAAGAAAATAACCGTATATTTTTTATTCCTCCTGGGTTTGCTCATGGTTTTGTCGCTTTAACTGATGAGGTTCACCTTCAATATAAATGCACGAACGAGTACTCCGGGGCATTGGATAGAGGTATTATCTGGAACGATCCTGATCTTGCAATTGACTGGCCGGTTAGCGCGCCAATCGTCTCACAGAAGGATTCGTTGTTGCCCAGGTTAAAAGATGCAGAGTGTTTTGAATAA